One window from the genome of Macrobrachium nipponense isolate FS-2020 chromosome 49, ASM1510439v2, whole genome shotgun sequence encodes:
- the LOC135205321 gene encoding protein mothers against dpp-like isoform X3, which produces MSRSQWSERSCSVQTCGCCSRVGVVRFANVECQCVPRLLKDSVSHRKGLPHVIYCRVWRWPDLQSHHELKPFEHCQYPFSAKQKEVCVNPYHYKRVESPVLPPVLVPRHSEFAPGHSLLSFQQVPEPMPSSVSYSQNEPMPNNVSYSQNGFVHSQMGGASHSQMSGGNIAGINQPPSPVGSVVSPASQSPHNSYGSIPGGGSLTGLNQPPSPGISPASQAPQSPYGSIPADTPPPAYSPSEDIKQTQPAEPMDTVGTNVTPITYQEPKYWSSIAYYELNNRVGEVFHAQTHSVIVDGFTDPSNNSERFCLGLLSNVNRNSTIENTRRHIGKGVHLYYVGGEVYAECLSDSAIFVQSRNCNHHHGFHPSTVCKIPPGCSLKIFNNQEFAQLLSQSVNHGYEAVFDLTKMCTIRMSFVKGWGAEYHRQDVTSTPCWIEIHLHGPLQWLDKVLTQMGAPADRISSVS; this is translated from the exons GTGTCTCACAGGAAGGGCCTCCCCCACGTGATATACTGCAGAGTTTGGCGTTGGCCAGATCTGCAGAGCCACCATGAGCTCAAGCCCTTTGAACACTGCCAGTACCCCTTTTCTGccaaacagaaggaagtctgcgtcAACCCATATCATTACAAGAGAGTTGAAAGTCCTG TTCTTCCGCCCGTCCTAGTCCCGAGGCACTCGGAATTTGCTCCAGGCCATTCTCTTCTGTCCTTCCAGCAGGTCCCTGAACCCATGCCCAGTAGTGTCTCTTACTCACAGAACGAACCCATGCCCAACAATGTCTCATACTCACAAAATGGGTTCGTACATTCCCAAATGGGTGGGGCCTCACATTCCCAGATGAGTGGAGGAAATATCGCCGGGATCAATCAGCCTCCATCCCCTGTTGGAAGCGTTGTCAGTCCAGCAAGCCAGAGCCCACACAATTCTTATGGCAGTATTCCTG GTGGAGGGAGCTTAACCGGCCTGAATCAGCCTCCTTCCCCAGGCATCAGTCCTGCCAGCCAAGCACCACAAAGCCCTTATGGCAGTATCCCAG CAGATACTCCGCCTCCAGCGTATAGTCCAAGTGAAGACATTAAACAGACACAGCCTGCTGAGCCTATGGATACCGTAGGAACCAATGTCACCCCAATCACATACCAG GAACCCAAATATTGGTCCAGTATAGCATATTATGAGCTCAACAACAGAGTGGGGGAGGTCTTTCATGCTCAAACACACTCTGTCATCGTTGATGGCTTCACAGATCCAAGCAACAACTCGGAAAGGTTTTGCTTAGGTTTGCTGTCCAATGTCAACAGAAATTCCACAATTGAAAACACCAGAAGACATATTGGAAAGG GGGTACACTTGTACTACGTTGGTGGAGAAGTGTATGCGGAGTGCCTGTCAGACTCAGCCATCTTTGTCCAGTCGCGCAATTGCAatcaccaccatggcttccatcCATCCACAGTTTGCAAAATTCCTCCTGGTTGTTCACTGAAGATATTCAACAATCAGGAATTTGCTCAACTCTTGTCCCAGAGTGTTAACCATGGATATGAAGCTGTCTTTGATCTTACAAAGatgtgtacaatcag AATGTCGTTCGTCAAGGGCTGGGGTGCCGAGTATCATCGTCAGGATGTCACAAGCACTCCCTGTTGGATAGAGATTCATCTTCATGGACCGTTACAGTGGCTGGACAAGGTGCTCACGCAGATGGGTGCCCCAGCTGATCGTATTTCCTCCGTCTCCTGA